One stretch of Dissulfurimicrobium hydrothermale DNA includes these proteins:
- a CDS encoding carboxymuconolactone decarboxylase family protein, giving the protein MINQMPSVEQILGMMSQKLGGEENIPAAIKYAKDVAPELIMQVAMSSMGSVEDKDSPLEPKVRTLIFLSAALAMKDYECVRTQLRAALNMGVTKEELIAVIKIVRHAAANGVLGVATPILEALAGG; this is encoded by the coding sequence ATGATAAATCAAATGCCATCCGTTGAACAGATTCTAGGGATGATGTCTCAAAAGCTCGGGGGAGAGGAGAATATCCCTGCCGCCATTAAATATGCAAAAGATGTCGCGCCTGAGCTCATCATGCAGGTTGCCATGTCTTCGATGGGCAGCGTTGAGGACAAGGATTCACCCCTTGAGCCGAAGGTGAGGACCTTGATCTTCCTTTCAGCGGCGCTTGCCATGAAGGATTACGAATGTGTCAGGACGCAGTTAAGGGCGGCCTTGAATATGGGCGTGACAAAAGAAGAGTTGATAGCGGTCATAAAGATAGTCAGACACGCTGCGGCAAACGGGGTGCTCGGTGTTGCAACGCCGATCCTTGAGGCCCTGGCTGGAGGTTAA
- the tyrS gene encoding tyrosine--tRNA ligase, whose translation MERHVRRALELIKRGVVEVIDEQGLEAKLKKAVETGRPLRVKAGFDPTAPDLHLGHTVLIQKMRHFQELGHHVIFLIGDFTGLIGDPTGKSETRPALTREQVQENARTYREQIFKVLDPGRTEIAFNSKWMEGMRSIDMIRLCAKHTVARMLERDDFKKRFHAQRPICIHEFIYPLIQGYDSVALHADVELGGTDQKFNLLIGRHLQKEYGQEPQVVITTPLLEGLDGVNKMSKSLGNYIGITESPRDMFGKLMSISDELMFRYYELLSNLPLDVIEDLKTGIKEGRLHPKDLKLDLAAELVARFHGEEAAQSARMGFEAQFGQGEIPEDIPAVEIPSGRAPVYLPKLLKDAGLVKSTSDARRLIRQGAVSLGGRKVSTEEIEIEDGGGVLRVGKMRFLRLIKGL comes from the coding sequence ATGGAACGGCACGTAAGAAGGGCTTTAGAGCTCATAAAGAGGGGGGTGGTAGAGGTCATAGACGAGCAAGGGCTTGAGGCAAAGCTCAAAAAGGCAGTGGAGACAGGCAGGCCATTGCGTGTTAAGGCCGGCTTTGACCCTACCGCCCCGGATCTGCATCTCGGCCACACGGTGCTCATTCAAAAGATGAGACATTTCCAAGAGCTCGGCCACCACGTTATATTCCTTATAGGTGATTTTACAGGCCTTATAGGCGATCCCACGGGCAAGTCTGAGACCAGGCCGGCCCTTACCCGTGAACAGGTCCAAGAAAATGCACGTACCTATAGGGAACAGATATTCAAGGTGTTGGACCCGGGAAGGACCGAGATAGCCTTCAACAGCAAGTGGATGGAGGGGATGAGGTCGATAGATATGATACGTCTCTGCGCCAAACACACCGTTGCCAGGATGCTTGAGCGTGATGACTTCAAAAAGCGTTTCCATGCGCAGAGGCCCATATGTATCCACGAATTCATCTATCCATTGATCCAGGGTTATGACTCGGTCGCCCTTCATGCAGATGTGGAGTTGGGTGGGACGGATCAGAAATTCAATCTGCTGATCGGCCGTCACCTCCAAAAGGAATACGGTCAGGAACCCCAGGTGGTGATCACCACGCCCCTTCTTGAGGGGCTTGATGGGGTAAACAAGATGAGCAAGTCCCTAGGAAACTATATCGGAATAACAGAGTCTCCAAGGGATATGTTCGGAAAGCTCATGTCCATATCCGACGAGCTCATGTTCAGATATTATGAATTGTTGAGCAACCTTCCGCTTGATGTGATTGAAGATCTCAAGACCGGTATAAAAGAAGGCCGATTGCATCCGAAGGATCTAAAGCTGGACCTCGCTGCGGAATTGGTGGCGAGATTTCACGGTGAGGAGGCGGCGCAATCAGCCAGGATGGGCTTTGAGGCCCAGTTCGGTCAGGGTGAAATACCCGAAGACATCCCTGCGGTAGAGATCCCATCGGGCAGAGCGCCTGTATATCTGCCTAAGCTTTTAAAAGATGCCGGATTGGTGAAAAGTACCTCCGATGCTAGGCGTCTCATCCGGCAGGGGGCGGTAAGCCTCGGGGGGAGAAAGGTTTCGACTGAAGAGATAGAGATAGAAGACGGAGGGGGTGTTTTGAGGGTGGGGAAGATGAGATTTTTGAGGCTTATAAAGGGTTTATAA
- the hemL gene encoding glutamate-1-semialdehyde 2,1-aminomutase: MHNNRLSRHFFETAMAVIPGGVNSPVRACKSVGCNPVFIERAEGASIFDVDGNQYIDYVCSWGPMILGHSNPEVRGAVEAALGNGTSFGAPTWQEVALARKIVEMVPSIEQVRLVNSGTEATMSAVRLARAYTGRKKIVKFDGCYHGHADPFLVKAGSGVATLGIPGSPGVPEEVVANTIAVPFNNLDALRLVLEQEGDDIAAVILEPVPANMGVVPPQEGFLPTLRQWTEEFGILLVFDEVITGFRLAPGGAQEYFGVMPDITCLGKIIGGGLPVGAYGGKEEIMQYVAPAGPMYQAGTLSGNPLAVAAGLATLDVLSRPGVYEVLEEKARALEEGLSELAEQRKIGCTIQRIGSMMTCFFGQSRPVVDFDAALRSDTGRYAEFFKNMRDEGVYLAPSQFEAAFVSLAHGWEEIEWTLEAAELAFSRMS; encoded by the coding sequence ATGCACAACAATCGTCTTTCAAGACATTTTTTTGAGACGGCCATGGCCGTCATACCGGGCGGTGTTAACAGCCCTGTGCGCGCGTGTAAATCAGTCGGCTGTAATCCGGTCTTTATCGAGCGTGCGGAGGGCGCGAGTATATTCGATGTAGATGGCAACCAATATATAGACTATGTCTGTTCCTGGGGCCCAATGATACTCGGGCACTCTAACCCAGAGGTCAGGGGGGCTGTAGAGGCAGCGCTCGGAAACGGCACAAGTTTCGGCGCCCCCACGTGGCAGGAGGTCGCACTTGCCAGAAAGATCGTTGAGATGGTTCCGTCCATCGAGCAGGTGAGGCTTGTAAACTCAGGCACTGAGGCCACCATGAGCGCCGTCCGCCTTGCCAGGGCCTATACGGGAAGGAAAAAGATAGTGAAGTTTGATGGATGTTATCACGGCCATGCCGACCCATTTTTGGTAAAGGCCGGTTCAGGAGTGGCTACCCTTGGGATTCCTGGAAGCCCGGGGGTCCCGGAGGAGGTTGTTGCAAACACCATCGCCGTGCCTTTCAATAACCTTGATGCCCTGAGATTGGTCCTTGAACAGGAGGGTGACGACATTGCAGCAGTCATCCTGGAGCCGGTGCCTGCGAACATGGGGGTGGTGCCGCCGCAGGAAGGCTTCCTGCCAACACTTCGGCAGTGGACGGAAGAGTTTGGTATACTCCTTGTTTTTGATGAGGTGATAACAGGTTTCAGACTGGCTCCAGGCGGCGCGCAGGAGTATTTCGGCGTGATGCCGGATATCACTTGTCTAGGAAAGATCATAGGAGGAGGGCTTCCTGTCGGGGCTTATGGTGGCAAGGAGGAGATAATGCAATATGTCGCGCCTGCCGGCCCTATGTATCAGGCGGGCACCTTGTCCGGCAATCCCCTTGCAGTTGCTGCTGGGCTTGCAACCCTTGATGTACTGTCAAGGCCTGGTGTCTATGAGGTACTTGAAGAGAAGGCCAGGGCCCTGGAAGAAGGGCTTTCAGAGTTGGCCGAACAAAGGAAGATCGGGTGTACGATCCAGCGCATAGGCTCAATGATGACCTGCTTCTTCGGGCAGTCCAGGCCGGTTGTGGATTTTGATGCCGCCTTGAGGTCCGATACGGGCCGATATGCCGAATTTTTCAAAAACATGCGGGACGAAGGGGTATATCTGGCACCGTCTCAGTTTGAAGCGGCATTTGTTTCCCTTGCCCATGGATGGGAAGAGATAGAATGGACGCTTGAGGCCGCTGAGCTTGCCTTCAGTAGGATGTCTTGA
- a CDS encoding AtpZ/AtpI family protein, giving the protein MAGIGIKEELVSLFKSMSVAMTISMSVVFSMFTGVLVGYYMDTWLFSGRTYPWLTIICFFFGLGGGVKNFFILSRRFSKEADKKEASQLSDISEDKPAKQHKDTFMQNKVWDDD; this is encoded by the coding sequence ATGGCGGGCATAGGTATAAAAGAAGAATTGGTCTCGCTTTTCAAGAGCATGAGCGTAGCCATGACTATATCCATGTCCGTTGTATTTTCAATGTTCACCGGTGTTCTTGTAGGTTATTACATGGATACCTGGCTTTTCAGCGGGCGAACTTATCCTTGGCTGACAATAATATGTTTCTTCTTTGGGTTGGGCGGTGGGGTGAAAAATTTTTTTATACTGAGCAGGCGCTTCAGTAAAGAGGCAGATAAAAAAGAGGCCTCGCAGCTATCCGATATATCCGAGGATAAGCCTGCCAAGCAACATAAAGACACCTTTATGCAAAACAAGGTCTGGGATGATGATTGA
- a CDS encoding ATP synthase subunit I: MIRDMFAVRLDGQFVKRFIFLNWVLSGLLFVFFLACFDVKAAIGVAVGAIIANLNCIGLDRDCKRIVRWRNIFVYYAGLAVRLGLVALAVTAAFLIFPGYISPVGLFVGLSVAVINFYILVVVMVINRVRLKEAV; this comes from the coding sequence ATGATTAGAGATATGTTTGCAGTAAGGCTTGATGGACAATTTGTAAAGAGGTTTATCTTTTTAAACTGGGTCTTGAGCGGGTTGCTCTTTGTCTTTTTTTTGGCTTGTTTCGATGTAAAGGCTGCCATCGGTGTTGCCGTCGGCGCGATTATAGCGAATCTAAACTGCATAGGCCTTGACAGGGACTGTAAAAGGATTGTGCGTTGGCGGAATATATTTGTCTATTATGCCGGCCTTGCGGTGAGGTTGGGGCTTGTTGCGCTGGCGGTTACGGCGGCCTTTCTGATATTTCCAGGTTATATATCGCCAGTAGGCCTGTTTGTTGGTCTTTCAGTGGCGGTTATTAATTTTTATATCCTGGTCGTTGTAATGGTGATTAACAGAGTCCGTTTAAAGGAGGCGGTTTAG
- the rny gene encoding ribonuclease Y: protein MEVIYKIIFIIIGLGIGLLIGMLYAKRKLKGAASLSRDEIEALRREVEQEALILRQEAKVKAQEEAFRLKKEIEQELRDERNDLHAQEKRLIQKEQQLERREGLIDQKELAIRDKEKELHKIERRVQEREREAEALLAQQKENLEKIAGMSTQEARDYLLKKVEGEARQEVGIMLKKIETEARESADKKAKEIISLAIARYAGEYVAERTVTAVPLPNDEMKGRIIGREGRNIRALETVTGVDLIIDDTPEAVLLSCFNPVRREVARIALERLIADGRIHPARIEEVVKKVEKEVDASIREAGEQATFDVGVYGINPELIKILGRLKYRTSYAQNVLQHSIEVAFLCGVMASELGINVKKAKRAGLLHDIGKAVDHEIEGPHAIIGADLAKKYGETQEVIHAIAAHHEDVRPESVLAVLVQAADALSGARPGARREMLESYVKRLTDLEAIATSFQGVQKSFAIQAGREIRIMVDSGRISDAEAVLLCRDIARKIETELSYPGQIKVIVIRETRTVNYAK, encoded by the coding sequence ATGGAAGTCATTTATAAAATCATCTTTATAATAATAGGCCTTGGCATCGGGTTGCTTATAGGGATGTTATATGCCAAGCGCAAGCTCAAGGGAGCGGCTAGCCTTTCAAGGGATGAAATAGAGGCCTTGCGCCGGGAGGTTGAGCAGGAGGCCCTGATACTACGCCAAGAGGCCAAGGTAAAGGCCCAGGAAGAGGCATTCAGGCTCAAAAAGGAGATCGAACAGGAGCTGAGAGATGAGAGGAATGACCTGCATGCCCAGGAAAAACGGCTCATCCAGAAGGAGCAGCAGCTTGAGCGCAGGGAAGGGCTCATAGATCAAAAGGAATTGGCAATCAGGGACAAGGAAAAGGAACTGCACAAGATTGAGCGGAGGGTGCAGGAAAGGGAGAGAGAGGCAGAGGCGCTGCTGGCGCAGCAAAAGGAAAACCTGGAAAAGATAGCAGGGATGTCGACCCAGGAGGCAAGGGATTACTTATTAAAGAAGGTGGAGGGGGAGGCCAGGCAAGAGGTAGGCATAATGCTCAAAAAGATCGAGACAGAGGCCCGCGAATCTGCCGATAAAAAGGCAAAGGAGATCATCTCCCTTGCCATAGCAAGGTACGCTGGCGAATATGTTGCAGAGAGGACCGTAACCGCGGTGCCCTTGCCAAACGATGAGATGAAGGGCCGCATTATAGGGAGGGAAGGCCGCAATATCAGGGCCCTTGAGACGGTAACCGGTGTTGATCTCATCATAGACGACACCCCGGAGGCCGTGCTCCTGTCATGCTTCAATCCTGTCCGTAGGGAGGTTGCCCGCATTGCCCTTGAGCGACTTATAGCCGACGGGCGTATACACCCTGCAAGGATTGAAGAGGTGGTTAAGAAGGTCGAAAAGGAGGTTGATGCATCTATACGTGAGGCCGGCGAACAGGCCACGTTCGATGTAGGGGTCTATGGAATAAACCCTGAACTTATCAAGATCTTGGGCAGGCTGAAGTATCGCACGAGCTATGCACAGAATGTGCTTCAACACTCCATAGAGGTGGCGTTCCTGTGCGGTGTCATGGCCAGTGAGCTCGGCATAAACGTCAAGAAGGCAAAGCGCGCTGGACTGCTGCACGATATCGGCAAGGCGGTAGACCACGAAATTGAAGGCCCTCACGCCATTATCGGTGCCGATCTCGCCAAAAAATATGGCGAGACACAGGAGGTGATCCATGCGATCGCCGCACATCACGAGGACGTAAGGCCAGAATCAGTGCTTGCGGTCCTCGTGCAGGCGGCGGACGCCCTTTCCGGTGCGCGTCCCGGCGCAAGGCGAGAGATGCTTGAGAGTTATGTGAAACGCCTGACTGATCTTGAGGCCATCGCTACATCATTTCAAGGGGTGCAGAAGTCGTTTGCTATACAGGCAGGGCGCGAGATCCGCATCATGGTGGACAGCGGCAGGATTTCTGATGCGGAGGCCGTGCTTCTTTGCAGGGATATAGCGAGGAAGATCGAGACCGAATTGAGTTATCCGGGGCAGATCAAGGTAATAGTGATCCGTGAGACAAGGACTGTGAATTATGCCAAATAA
- the atpB gene encoding F0F1 ATP synthase subunit A, with protein sequence MEHPLLFLSLLLDALGLPAHGGNTTLAKILAPHMQYSFLAMIICIVLAKMATTKMEMIPSGMQNIMEAFVGNLEDFITEQTHDKKKTLIIFPMIATFALYILISNYMGLIPGFMSPTANLNVTLGCTIISIFTYHALGFRFHGIRYLKHFMGPVPAMAPVMFPIEIFSHIGRILSLSIRLFGNMVSKEILLGLLFMLAGPYLAPLPIMFLGVLVCLIQAFIFMMLSIVYSVEAMAEGH encoded by the coding sequence ATGGAGCATCCGTTACTGTTTTTAAGCCTGCTGTTGGATGCATTGGGTCTGCCGGCACATGGAGGGAATACCACCCTTGCAAAGATACTTGCGCCCCATATGCAATACAGTTTCCTTGCCATGATTATCTGTATTGTCTTGGCAAAGATGGCTACAACCAAGATGGAGATGATCCCAAGCGGTATGCAGAACATCATGGAGGCCTTTGTGGGCAACCTTGAGGATTTTATAACTGAGCAGACACATGACAAGAAAAAGACCCTGATCATCTTCCCAATGATAGCCACATTCGCCCTCTATATCCTGATATCCAATTATATGGGTCTCATCCCCGGGTTTATGTCTCCGACGGCAAATCTCAATGTTACGCTGGGCTGTACGATTATTTCCATTTTCACTTACCATGCCCTTGGATTCAGGTTCCACGGCATCAGGTACCTCAAGCACTTTATGGGGCCTGTGCCGGCAATGGCGCCTGTTATGTTTCCAATAGAGATATTTAGCCACATAGGGCGCATACTTTCGCTCTCCATCCGACTTTTCGGCAATATGGTCTCAAAGGAGATACTCCTTGGGCTACTCTTCATGCTGGCGGGTCCTTATCTTGCGCCGCTCCCAATCATGTTCCTGGGCGTCCTGGTTTGCCTTATCCAGGCCTTTATATTCATGATGCTCTCCATAGTCTATTCAGTGGAGGCCATGGCGGAGGGGCATTAA
- the zapA gene encoding cell division protein ZapA — MDFFGQSYDLKADDNEIDVQELIDYVHDKVKEQDILNGGLAPHKKMILAVLNMGRDYLLAKKKLKEMEERYITKAEMLVAKIDSVIELK; from the coding sequence TTGGATTTTTTTGGGCAGTCCTACGATCTCAAGGCGGATGATAATGAAATAGATGTTCAAGAATTGATCGATTATGTGCATGACAAGGTAAAGGAACAAGATATCTTAAATGGAGGGCTTGCCCCACACAAAAAGATGATTTTAGCTGTTTTGAATATGGGCAGGGATTACCTGCTTGCAAAAAAGAAATTAAAAGAAATGGAGGAAAGATATATAACGAAGGCCGAGATGCTTGTCGCCAAAATAGACTCGGTCATAGAATTGAAATAA
- a CDS encoding MBL fold metallo-hydrolase RNA specificity domain-containing protein → MASIKFYGAAETVTGSCHLFEFNDKKFLLDCGQFQGPWKIEELNYKPLGFDAKEIDGLILGHGHLDHCGRIPILVRHGFRGHIYSTQPTRDIARLILMDSAYVLKEEFMWKRRKLTRAGIQVAGPLYSMEDVYYSLDFFNKAVKYGEAVDLSEDSRLFFHTADAGHILGSAQVYIDYPGPDGKKRRLLYTGDLGDGQRPIVNDPQGPEKDTRIHALLIESTYGDREHRGYEESVKEFEEAVSKTTRNKGTVLIPTFALERTQELLYHIGNMKKTGLLAKDVPVFLNSPLAIDITKIYGKYCNFCNKPVMEEIKRGRSPFVFPGLHLSETVEESMAIHNVPGPKIILAGSGMMTGGRIKHHLKHLLWKESTALIIVGFQAEGTLGRKIIDGAKTVHIFGEPVAVRASIHTINGFSAHAGRSHLAAFVKAATPENIFIVHGEPRASSALAKQIGEYLPNARIFIPKIGERFEI, encoded by the coding sequence ATGGCGAGTATAAAATTTTATGGTGCGGCCGAAACAGTTACAGGCTCATGCCATCTGTTTGAATTCAATGACAAAAAATTCCTGCTGGACTGCGGTCAGTTTCAGGGACCGTGGAAGATAGAAGAACTGAACTATAAACCACTTGGTTTTGATGCCAAAGAGATCGACGGTCTCATATTAGGACACGGACACCTCGACCACTGCGGCCGCATACCAATACTCGTAAGGCATGGTTTTCGCGGCCACATCTACTCCACCCAGCCCACCAGGGACATAGCCCGGCTGATCCTTATGGACTCTGCATACGTGCTCAAGGAAGAATTTATGTGGAAGCGGAGAAAACTCACCAGGGCAGGCATCCAGGTTGCAGGGCCCCTCTATTCAATGGAAGACGTCTATTACTCGCTCGATTTCTTCAACAAGGCAGTCAAATATGGAGAAGCGGTCGATCTCTCCGAAGACAGCCGCCTCTTCTTCCATACCGCTGACGCTGGGCACATCCTTGGTTCTGCACAGGTCTACATCGATTACCCTGGTCCGGACGGTAAAAAAAGGCGTCTTCTCTACACAGGGGATCTAGGTGACGGGCAAAGGCCTATTGTCAATGATCCGCAGGGCCCGGAAAAAGACACCCGTATCCATGCCCTCCTCATAGAGTCAACATACGGGGATAGGGAACACAGGGGTTATGAAGAATCCGTGAAGGAATTCGAAGAGGCGGTAAGCAAGACGACCCGAAACAAGGGTACGGTCCTAATCCCGACCTTCGCCCTGGAGCGGACGCAGGAACTTTTATACCACATCGGCAATATGAAAAAGACAGGACTCCTCGCAAAAGACGTCCCTGTATTCTTAAACAGCCCTCTCGCCATAGATATAACGAAGATCTACGGCAAATACTGCAATTTCTGCAACAAACCGGTCATGGAGGAGATAAAAAGAGGCAGGTCCCCATTTGTCTTTCCGGGTCTCCATCTCTCAGAGACAGTGGAGGAATCAATGGCCATACATAACGTACCCGGGCCCAAGATCATCCTTGCCGGAAGCGGCATGATGACAGGAGGCCGGATAAAACACCACCTGAAACACCTGCTCTGGAAGGAGTCAACGGCCCTCATAATAGTAGGATTTCAGGCCGAAGGGACTCTAGGAAGGAAGATCATAGACGGGGCCAAGACAGTACATATCTTTGGGGAACCTGTGGCCGTAAGGGCCAGCATCCATACGATAAACGGCTTTTCGGCCCATGCAGGAAGAAGCCATCTGGCTGCATTTGTGAAGGCGGCGACGCCCGAAAACATCTTTATTGTGCACGGCGAACCAAGGGCATCAAGCGCCCTGGCGAAACAGATCGGCGAGTATCTGCCAAACGCCAGGATATTCATACCAAAAATTGGGGAAAGATTCGAAATATAG
- a CDS encoding cation diffusion facilitator family transporter has product MNNATKRLSLSLAVTLLILAGEVIGGILSNSLALISDAGHVLTDVFALGLSLVAALIGARPSDYRATYGYQRVGLLAALINGISLVVIAVFIFAEAYRRLRSPVQINPSMMFFVAVLGLFGNLLMAWILGHRHGDLNLKSAWLHVLGDTVSSAGVIIAAVVIRFTGWQPADAVASIAVGVIIIIGGWRVVKEAMWVFLELSPIGLHAGKISESISSIPGVRCVHDVHIWSIAHAIPAFSAHVQVADQKLSNADIIRKEIEHRLSSFGVSHSCIQMECEGCDEDGLYCRINGGNEVQRHHH; this is encoded by the coding sequence ATGAACAATGCGACAAAGCGCCTGTCTCTAAGCCTTGCTGTCACACTCCTGATACTTGCAGGAGAGGTAATAGGTGGCATATTAAGTAACAGCCTTGCCCTCATTAGCGATGCAGGACATGTCCTGACCGACGTCTTTGCCCTCGGCCTGAGCCTTGTCGCAGCCCTGATAGGGGCCAGGCCCTCTGATTACCGTGCCACCTATGGTTACCAGAGGGTTGGTCTCCTTGCAGCCCTGATAAACGGCATAAGCCTTGTGGTGATCGCTGTCTTTATTTTTGCCGAGGCATATCGCAGACTCAGATCACCTGTGCAGATCAACCCCTCCATGATGTTTTTTGTCGCAGTCCTAGGGCTTTTTGGCAATCTCCTCATGGCATGGATCCTTGGCCACAGGCATGGGGACTTAAATCTAAAGAGCGCCTGGCTCCACGTGCTTGGAGATACGGTCTCGTCGGCAGGCGTCATTATAGCCGCAGTTGTTATCAGATTTACAGGGTGGCAGCCGGCTGATGCGGTTGCGAGCATCGCTGTCGGGGTCATCATAATCATCGGGGGATGGCGCGTGGTCAAGGAGGCGATGTGGGTTTTCCTTGAGTTGAGCCCCATTGGGCTTCATGCGGGGAAGATATCGGAATCGATTTCCAGCATACCTGGCGTGCGATGTGTGCACGATGTCCATATATGGTCGATCGCCCATGCCATCCCCGCATTTTCGGCCCATGTCCAGGTGGCTGATCAGAAGTTAAGCAATGCCGACATAATAAGAAAGGAGATAGAACACAGGCTCTCTAGTTTTGGTGTCAGCCATTCCTGTATCCAGATGGAGTGTGAGGGCTGCGATGAAGATGGACTTTACTGCCGCATAAATGGCGGCAACGAAGTCCAGCGGCATCATCACTGA
- a CDS encoding sugar phosphate nucleotidyltransferase: MIDKWASILLAAGKGTRMNSELPKVMHTLCGRPMIFWVVNLLDQLGIETRVAVVGHQGDVVGGYLSKLNCQTVLQDAQLGTAHAVMCARPILGGFGGDILIMYGDTPLFRVDTIKSFIHRHIDLQNSLSILSALAEDPAGYGRIIRSGSYNGVCAIVEEKDASRAERTIREINTGVYAVRAPLLFRLLEEIRPENVQGEYYLTDIVKIAVSAGEKVGAICCADSLEALGVNTKEDLARAEGVMSKIFLDKGL; encoded by the coding sequence AGGAAAGGGAACAAGGATGAACTCCGAACTCCCCAAGGTCATGCACACCTTGTGCGGCCGGCCTATGATCTTTTGGGTCGTTAATTTGCTGGATCAGCTTGGCATAGAGACCAGGGTGGCCGTCGTGGGTCATCAAGGGGATGTTGTGGGGGGGTATCTCTCAAAATTAAATTGCCAGACGGTCTTGCAGGATGCGCAGCTTGGTACCGCTCATGCGGTTATGTGCGCAAGGCCGATTTTAGGCGGTTTTGGCGGTGATATCCTGATCATGTACGGGGATACGCCGCTTTTCAGGGTTGACACCATTAAATCTTTTATCCATAGGCATATTGATCTGCAAAACAGCCTGTCGATCTTGTCGGCCTTGGCGGAAGATCCAGCTGGTTACGGCAGGATTATAAGGTCAGGCAGCTATAATGGAGTTTGCGCCATAGTCGAAGAGAAGGACGCATCAAGGGCCGAGAGAACCATTAGAGAAATAAACACCGGGGTATATGCAGTAAGGGCCCCTTTGCTTTTCAGGCTCTTAGAAGAAATAAGGCCGGAAAATGTCCAGGGCGAATATTATTTAACCGATATAGTCAAGATTGCAGTTTCGGCAGGGGAAAAGGTGGGTGCTATATGTTGTGCGGACAGCCTTGAGGCCTTAGGTGTAAATACAAAAGAAGACCTGGCCAGGGCCGAGGGTGTAATGTCAAAGATTTTTTTGGATAAAGGGTTGTAA
- the zapB gene encoding cell division protein ZapB, whose protein sequence is MNNDQELRTLEEKLEQLISYCERLRGEREELIKKNQELIAKLNDVEENLAKLNGEREDIRNRVSDLILKIDQLGAELPGSAESVN, encoded by the coding sequence ATGAATAATGACCAAGAATTGCGTACATTGGAAGAAAAGCTTGAACAGTTGATAAGCTATTGCGAGAGACTGCGTGGGGAGCGTGAAGAGTTGATTAAAAAGAATCAAGAATTGATTGCAAAATTAAACGACGTCGAGGAAAATCTGGCCAAACTCAATGGCGAAAGGGAAGATATACGCAATAGGGTTTCGGATCTCATCTTAAAGATCGACCAGTTAGGGGCTGAATTGCCTGGATCGGCGGAATCCGTTAATTAG